In Musa acuminata AAA Group cultivar baxijiao chromosome BXJ2-10, Cavendish_Baxijiao_AAA, whole genome shotgun sequence, a genomic segment contains:
- the LOC135624879 gene encoding protein REDUCED CHLOROPLAST COVERAGE 1-like has translation MALDKGKLEDAVNYGTKATTYQQKALDINERELGLDHPDTMKSYGDLAVFYYRLQHTELALKYVKRALYLLHLTCGPSHPNTAATYINVAMMEEGLGNIHVALRYLHKALKCNQKLLGPDHIQTAASYHAIAIALSLMEAYPLSVQHEQTTLQILRAKLGPDDLRTQDAAAWLEYFESKAIEQQEAARNGTRKPDASIASKGHLRCAN, from the exons ATGGCACTTGATAAGGGTAAACTTGAAGACGCAGTCAACTATGGAACAAAG GCCACAACTTATCAGCAGAAGGCATTGGACATAAATGAGAGGGAGCTTGGATTGGATCATCCAGATACAATGAAGAGCTACGGCGACCTAGCTGTTTTTTACTACAGGCTTCAACATACTGAATTGGCTCTAAA GTATGTGAAACGTGCGTTGTATCTTTTGCATCTTACTTGTGGACCATCTCATCCAAACACAGCTGCTACATATATTAATGTGGCTATGATGGAGGAAGGCCTGGGAAATATACATGTGGCACTTAGATATCTTCATAAAGCTTTGAAATGCAATCAGAAGTTGCTTGGTCCTGACCACATTCAG ACCGCAGCAAGTTACCATGCGATAGCTATTGCACTATCCTTGATGGAAGCATATCCTTTGAGTGTTCAACATGAGCAAACAACATTACAAATACTTAGAGCAAAGCTTGGTCCAGATGACTTGCGTACTCAG GATGCTGCTGCCTGGCTCGAGTACTTTGAGTCAAAGGCTATTGAGCAGCAAGAAGCTGCTCGAAATGGTACGCGGAAGCCTGATGCATCTATTGCCAGCAAAGGCCACCTGAG ATGTGCCAACTGA
- the LOC135624883 gene encoding plasma membrane-associated cation-binding protein 1-like, producing MVNYWKSKVLPTIKKVFDRNGKKAAAAEACKSFDESKEDISKEFEEKKTDLQPKVVEIYEASAVEIKTLVKKPTGSGLKKKSTVVIKFIEELVKIEFPGSKPVSEAAVKYGPGLVSGPVIFLFEQVSTLLPAEEPPAPAEPAVESTSKDITPETAEEIKKEEAEAEVEEAPAPADPAPSDPSPETEKPTEPAAEPAKA from the exons ATGGTGAATTACTGGAAGTCTAAAGTCCTTCCGACGATCAAGAAGGTGTTTGACAGGAACGGCAAGAAGGCTGCCGCCGCCGAGGCATGCAAGTCCTTCGACGAATCGAAG GAGgacatcagcaaggagttcgaagAGAAGAAGACTGACCTGCAGCCCAAAGTTGTGGAGATCTACGAAGCTTCTGCCGTTGAAATCAAG ACTCTGGTGAAGAAACCGACGGGGTCAGGACTGAAGAAGAAATCAACTGTTGTGATCAAGTTCATCGAGGAACTAGTGAAGATCG AGTTCCCTGGCTCGAAGCCGGTGAGCGAGGCTGCCGTCAAGTACGGCCCCGGCCTCGTCTCCGGTCCCGTGATCTTCCTCTTCGAGCAGGTGTCCACCTTACTCCCGGCAGAGGAGCCGCCTGCTCCCGCCGAACCGGCCGTCGAGAGCACCAGCAAGGATATTACACCGGAAACCGCGGAGGAGATCAAGAAGGAAGAGGCTGAGGCTGAGGTGGAAGAGGCACCTGCTCCGGCCGACCCGGCTCCCTCGGACCCCTCCCCGGAGACGGAGAAGCCGACCGAGCCAGCGGCTGAACCCGCCAAGGCTTGA